A DNA window from Bradyrhizobium barranii subsp. barranii contains the following coding sequences:
- a CDS encoding IS1380-like element ISBdi2 family transposase, which produces MTDDTIPPFSFPAVHAKKVTAAFDGGRLTSNGGVMLLAMAERRLGLANNLARVFPDRRDPTRVVHSLVDMLRARMFAICCGYEDADDLDHLRSDPAFKLACGRLPDTGRDLCSQPTLSRLENAPRLRDVIRLTYILVDAWMDSYPREPASVTLDIDDTCDVVHGHQQLSLFNAHYDERCFLPIHVYDTEKSRPVAVVLRPGKTPGGVEVRALLRRLVRHIRTRWHNTRITFRGDGHYARPEAMAWCETNGIDYIFGLSGTKPLARKVDEVADDIRTRRAIENLPVLRGYTETRHKAKSWDRERRTVARIEATMLGLDIRFVVTSLDVGSAEWIYDSLYCARGQAENLIKLHKTQLASDRTSCRSALANQVRLVLHTAAYWLMLTVRDAIPKARELAAAEFATLRLRLLKLAARVVETTSRIRLAFAAACPEADLIRGLPGALLPLGP; this is translated from the coding sequence ATGACCGACGATACGATTCCGCCCTTCTCGTTTCCAGCCGTTCACGCCAAGAAAGTCACAGCTGCCTTCGATGGTGGGCGCCTAACCTCGAACGGGGGCGTGATGCTTCTGGCGATGGCCGAGCGGCGTCTCGGTTTGGCCAACAATCTGGCCCGGGTGTTCCCGGATCGGCGCGATCCGACGCGGGTCGTGCACAGCCTGGTCGATATGCTCCGCGCTCGCATGTTCGCGATCTGCTGCGGCTACGAGGACGCCGACGACCTCGATCATCTGAGGTCCGATCCGGCATTCAAACTGGCCTGCGGACGGCTGCCGGACACGGGCCGGGATTTGTGTTCCCAGCCGACGCTGTCGCGGCTGGAGAATGCTCCGCGCCTGCGCGACGTGATCCGGCTGACCTACATTTTGGTCGACGCATGGATGGATAGCTACCCGCGCGAGCCGGCATCCGTCACGCTCGACATCGATGATACCTGCGACGTCGTCCACGGCCATCAGCAGCTCTCGCTGTTCAACGCTCATTATGACGAACGCTGCTTCCTGCCGATCCACGTCTACGACACGGAGAAGAGCCGGCCCGTGGCGGTCGTGCTGCGGCCCGGCAAGACGCCGGGCGGCGTCGAGGTGCGTGCCCTTCTGCGCCGCCTGGTACGGCATATCCGGACGCGGTGGCACAACACGCGAATTACGTTCCGTGGCGACGGGCACTATGCCCGGCCGGAGGCCATGGCGTGGTGCGAGACCAACGGCATCGACTACATCTTCGGTCTGTCCGGTACCAAGCCGCTCGCCAGAAAAGTCGACGAGGTCGCCGACGACATCCGCACCCGACGCGCCATCGAGAACCTGCCGGTTCTGCGTGGCTATACCGAGACGCGCCACAAGGCAAAGTCCTGGGATCGCGAACGGCGCACTGTCGCCCGTATTGAGGCGACGATGCTCGGCCTCGACATCCGCTTCGTCGTCACCAGCCTCGATGTCGGCTCGGCCGAGTGGATCTACGACAGCCTGTATTGCGCGCGCGGCCAAGCCGAGAATCTGATCAAGCTGCATAAGACGCAGCTCGCCTCCGATCGCACCAGCTGCCGTTCGGCGCTCGCCAACCAGGTCCGTCTCGTGCTCCATACGGCCGCTTATTGGCTGATGCTGACCGTGCGCGACGCCATTCCCAAAGCCCGGGAATTGGCCGCTGCCGAGTTCGCGACGCTGCGTCTTCGGCTCTTGAAGCTCGCCGCCCGTGTCGTCGAGACCACGAGCCGCATTCGCCTTGCGTTCGCCGCGGCATGTCCCGAAGCCGACCTGATCCGCGGCTTGCCAGGTGCGCTGCTGCCGCTCGGTCCTTGA
- a CDS encoding HEPN domain-containing protein, whose translation MINADLDKLVKRARSYIDLIDASALDPQIVTLLHRYICVLLSSNIDKSIQLILIEYARISGNGAVKRFVSKKLERGTNYQTEKVTQLLGSFDPRWAEQFEATAKQSDLKEKLDSLYGLRNSISHGEQINISRPSLDGYWDAHNRAVGLIRKIVLG comes from the coding sequence ATGATAAACGCAGACCTTGATAAGTTGGTCAAGCGAGCGCGCAGCTATATTGATTTAATTGACGCCTCTGCCCTCGATCCCCAAATCGTTACGCTGTTGCATCGCTATATTTGCGTTCTACTTTCATCCAACATCGATAAGTCTATACAGCTCATTCTGATAGAATACGCCAGAATCAGTGGGAACGGCGCGGTAAAGCGGTTTGTCTCCAAGAAACTAGAGCGCGGCACAAATTATCAGACCGAAAAAGTTACTCAGCTGCTGGGGTCCTTTGATCCACGCTGGGCAGAGCAATTTGAGGCCACCGCGAAGCAGTCGGATCTCAAAGAGAAGTTGGATTCTCTGTACGGGTTAAGGAACTCCATTTCGCATGGAGAACAAATCAATATAAGCCGTCCATCGCTTGATGGATACTGGGACGCTCACAACAGAGCAGTGGGCCTGATACGCAAGATAGTGCTTGGATGA